In Sceloporus undulatus isolate JIND9_A2432 ecotype Alabama chromosome 7, SceUnd_v1.1, whole genome shotgun sequence, one DNA window encodes the following:
- the ATP13A2 gene encoding polyamine-transporting ATPase 13A2 isoform X4 codes for MEVSGYQRKAWKVALCRLLSVLTLGLPLLVFHWKPRLELQAKCSRCPLRQANWVLIRDQFGQHFTARVEMEQVEGGGLEHGGGDGRSSVAVGVLGDEEESRETAGLHQKEEEEEEEKGVVRYYVFEGLRYIWIEKRQSFCKASLLDESWTCAEIRLSHFGLSAEEQATRRKLYGPNLIDVPVKSYLRLLRDEILNPFYIFQIFSISLWLCDEYYSYATCIFIISTFSIGISLYQTRKQSTTLRNMARMSVSVRIRRGPTEEVTVSSTDLVPGDCIVVPPDGMLFPCDAALLTGECMVNESLLTGESIPLMKTPLPNGPEAPASTTIYCPEEHKRHTLFCGTQVLQARAYSGTHVLAVVTRTGFCTAKGDLISSILYPKPVNFKFYKDAAKFVAFLTVLAALGTAYSIFTLIRNKVPVKQIITRALDIVTVVVPPALPAAMTVGTIYAQSRLKQHGIFCISPPRINLSGKVRLVCFDKTGTLTEDGLDIWGVVPQGESGFLPLVHELQSLAGGPLHSCLATCHAVSLLGGQPVGDPVDLRMLESTGWTQKEAEGAAAEAQVAQLFHSRALAVMSPPGPGELLSSTKERLGDATPLAILRRFPFSSSLQRMSVLVKRPGVGPAEAYMKGAPEMVASLCRRESVPADFSQTLHHFTSDGFRVLGLAYKAVAAIGTFEEAQCVTRDSVENEMAFLGLLVMKNVLKPETAPVIHLLRNAEIRTVMVTGDNMLTAVNVAKSSRMVEAREQVVFVNAIPPSHGKPAALRFIPSDQPPEASYQHETCFPEEPLCHLALNGKSFAVVCEHFPDLLPKILIQATVFARMLPDQKTLLVQSFQNLNYCVAMCGDGANDCGALKTADVGISLSEAEASVASPFTSRTANIECVPIIIREGRCSLVTSFGIFKYMALYSIVQFVSVLLLYTINTNLGDLQFLFFDLIITTTVAALMGRTAPAKDLGPRRPQGALLSVVVLGSLLLQTALLITVQVIGYFITVAQP; via the exons ATG gaGGTCAGTGGCTACCAGAGGAAGGCCTGGAAGGTGGCCCTTTGTCGGTTGCTCTCGGTGCTCACCCTGGGGCTCCCGCTCCTCGTCTTCCATTGGAAGCCCCGCCTGGAGCTCCAAGCCAAGTGCAGCCGCTGCCCCCTCCGCCAGGCCAACTGGGTGCTCATCCGG GACCAGTTTGGACAACACTTCACCGCCCGCGTGGAAATGGAGCAGGTGGAAGGAGGCGG CCTTGAGCATGGAGGAGGCGATGGGAGAAGCAGCGTTGCAGTGGGAGTGCTGGGTGACGAAGAGGAGAGCAGAGAGACAGCCGGGCTCcaccagaaagaggaggaggaggaggagg AGAAAGGGGTTGTTCGCTACTACGTTTTCGAAGGCTTGCGCTACATCTGGATAGAGAAGCGGCAGTCCTTCTGcaaagccag CCTGTTGGATGAAAGCTGGACGTGTGCAGAGATTCGCCTCTCCCACTTTGGGCTGAGTGCTGAAGAACAGGCTACCAG GAGGAAGCTGTACGGACCCAACCTGATTGATGTCCCTGTGAAGTCGTACCTCCGGCTGCTGAGGGACGAG ATTTTGAACCCATTCTACATCTTCCAGATTTTCAGCATCTCCTTATGGCTCTGTGATGAGTATTACTCCTATGCTACATGCATCTTCATCATTTCCACTTTCTCCATAGGCATCTCTCTCTACCAGACAAGGAAG CAAAGCACCACCTTGAGGAACATGGCCAGGATGTCTGTCAGCGTCAGGATCCGCAGAGGCCCCACAg AGGAAGTGACAGTGAGTTCGACAGACCTTGTGCCTGGTGACTGCATTGTGGTGCCCCCGGATGGGATGCTCTTCCCTTGCGATGCTGCCTTGCTGACCGGCGAGTGCATGGTCAATGAAAGCCTGCTAACCG GGGAGAGCATTCCGCTGATGAAGACTCCTTTGCCCAATGGCCCCGAGGCTCCTGCCAGCACCACCATCTATTGCCCTGAGGAGCACAAGCGGCACACCCTCTTCTGCGGGACACAGGTCCTCCAGGCCCGGGCCTACAGCGGTACCCATGTCCTGGCTGTGGTGACTCGCACAG GCTTTTGCACTGCCAAAGGGGATCTCATCAGTTCCATCCTTTACCCTAAGCCTGTCAATTTCAAGTTTTATAAGGATGCTGCAAAGTTTGTTGCCTTCCTCACAGTCCTAG ctGCTCTGGGTACTGCCTACAGCATCTTCACCTTGATTAGAAACAAG GTTCCGGTTAAGCAGATAATCACACGTGCCCTGGACATCGTGACAGTGGTGGTGCCCCCAGCCCTGCCAGCCGCCATGACTGTGGGCACCATCTATGCCCAGAGCCGCCTGAAGCAACATGGCATCTTCTGCATCAGCCCTCCACGGATCAACCTCTCTGGAAAGGTTCGCCTGGTTTGCTTTGACAAG ACAGGGACCCTGACAGAGGATGGCCTGGACATCTGGGGTGTTGTTCCCCAGGGGGAGAGCGGCTTCCTGCCCCTCGTCCATGAGCTGCAGTCCCTGGCAGGTGGGCCTCTCCACTCCTGCCTGGCCACTTGCCACGCCGTTTCTCTGCTGGGGGGTCAGCCTGTCGGAGACCCTGTAGACCTCCGGATGTTGGAGTCCACAGGATGG ACCCAGAAAGAGGCTGAAGGAGCAGCGGCAGAGGCCCAGGTGGCCCAGCTTTTCCACAGTAGAGCCTTGGCTGTGATGAGCCCCCCAGGTCCAGGGGAACTGCTGAGCAGCACG AAGGAACGCCTGGGTGATGCCACCCCCCTGGCCATCCTCCGCCGCTTCCCCTTTTCTTCGTCTCTGCAAAGGATGAGCGTCCTGGTGAAGCGGCCGGGGGTTGGGCCTGCGGAGGCCTACATGAAGGGAGCCCCAGAGATGGTGGCCAGCCTCTGTCGGAGAGAGTCAG TCCCTGCAGATTTCTCCCAAACGCTGCACCATTTCACCAGTGATGGCTTCCGTGTTCTGGGGCTCGCTTACAAGGCTGTTGCAGCCATTGGGACGTTTGAAGAAGCCCAGTGTGTGACTAG GGACTCTGTCGAGAATGAGATGGCCTTCCTTGGGCTCCTGGTGATGAAGAACGTCCTCAAACCAGAAACGGCGCCAGTGATCCACTTACTCCGCAACGCTGAGATCCGAACCGTCATGGTCACAG GGGACAACATGCTGACGGCTGTGAATGTGGCCAAGAGCAGCCGGATGGTGGAGGCCAGGGAGCAGGTGGTCTTTGTGAACGCCATCCCTCCCAGCCACGGGAAGCCGGCGGCCCTCCGGTTCATCCCTTCTGACCAGCCCCCCGAG GCGTCCTACCAGCATGAGACCTGCTTTCCGGAGGAGCCCCTTTGCCACTTGGCCCTGAATGGGAAATCCTTTGCGGTGGTTTGTGAGCACTTCCCGGACCTCCTGCCCAAG ATATTGATCCAAGCAACTGTTTTTGCCCGTATGCTGCCTGACCAGAAAACGCTCTTGGTCCAGAGCTTCCAAAACTTGAA CTACTGTGTGGCGATGTGTGGGGATGGGGCCAATGACTGTGGGGCCCTGAAGACGGCAGATGTGGGCATCTCCCTCTCCGAAGCAGAGGCTTCTGTGGCATCGCCCTTCACTTCCAGAACTGCCAACATTGAGTGTGTCCCCATCATCATTCG GGAAGGGAGATGTTCTCTGGTCACCTCCTTCGGGATCTTCAAGTACATGGCCCTCTACAGCATCGTCCAGTTTGTCTCAGTGCTTCTGCTCTATACA
- the SDHB gene encoding succinate dehydrogenase [ubiquinone] iron-sulfur subunit, mitochondrial — protein sequence MAASASKAVAVTLAAAKPAGLLGVPLRRALASSSSSGASPPRIKRFAVYRWSPESPGEKPRMQTYEMDLNKCGPMVLDALIKIKNEVDPSLTFRRSCREGICGSCAMNIGGGNTLACTKRIDTDLSKVTKIYPLPHMFVVKDLVPDLSNFYAQYKAIQPYLKKRDESKQGKEQYLQSIEDREKLDGLYECILCACCSTSCPSYWWNGDKYLGPAVLMQAYRWMIDSRDEYTEERLAQLQDPFSLYRCHTIMNCTKTCPKGLNPGKAIAEIKKMMATYKEKAAFA from the exons ATGGCGGCCTCGGCGTCGAAGGCCGTGGCGGTGACCCTGGCGGCAGCGAAGCCGGCCGGGCTGCTGGGG GTCCCCCTCCGCAGAgccctggcctcctcctcttcctcgggcgCCTCTCCGCCGCGGATCAAGCGCTTCGCCGTCTACCGCTGGAGCCCGGAGAGCCCCGGGGAGAAGCCCCGCATGCAGACCTACGAGATGGACCTCAACAA GTGCGGGCCCATGGTCCTGGACGCCCTGATCAAGATCAAGAACGAGGTGGACCCCTCCCTGACCTTCCGCCGCTCCTGCAGGGAAG gCATCTGCGGCTCCTGCGCCATGAACATCGGCGGGGGCAACACGCTGGCATGCACCAAGCGCATTGACACCGACCTCAGCAAGGTCACCAAGATCTACCCTCTGCCCCACATGTTCGTGGTGAAGGACCTGGTCCCA GACCTGAGCAACTTCTATGCCCAGTACAAAGCCATCCAGCCTTACCTGAAGAAAAGGGACGAGTCCAAGCAAGGCAAAGAGCAGTACCTCCAGTCCATCGAGGATCGTGAGAAGCTG GATGGGCTGTACGAATGCATCCTGTGCGCCTGCTGCAGCACCTCCTGCCCCAGCTACTGGTGGAACGGGGATAAGTATTTGGGGCCAGCCGTCCTCATGCAG GCCTATCGCTGGATGATTGACTCCCGGGATGAATACACGGAGGAGCGCCTGGCACAGCTCCAGGACCCCTTCTCCCTCTACCGCTGCCACACCATCATGAACTGCACTAAGACCTGCCCCAAG GGGCTGAACCCCGGCAAAGCCATCGCAGAAATCAAGAAGATGATGGCCACGTACAAGGAGAAAGCGGCCTTTGCCTGA